The following proteins are encoded in a genomic region of Nocardioides sp. cx-173:
- a CDS encoding zinc-dependent alcohol dehydrogenase, which translates to MRAMVYRGPYRIRVEEKPRPRIEHPNDAIVKVELAAICGSDLHLYHGMMPDTRVGHTFGHEFIGRVDEVGSSVQHLQVGDRVMVPFNVFCGSCFFCARGLYSNCHNVNPNATAVGGIYGYSHTTGGYDGGQAEYVRVPFADVGPSKIPDWLDDEDAVLLTDALATGYFGAQLGDIHEGDVVVVFGAGPVGLFAAKSSWLMGAGRVIVIDHLEHRLAKAREFAHAETYNFTEYDDIVVLLKKITDHLGADVAIDAVGAEADGNLLQHVTSAKLKLQGGSPIALNWAIDGVRKGGTVSVMGAYGPIFSAVKFGDALNKGLTLRMNQAPAKRQWPRLLEHIRNGYLKPSEIVTHRIPLEHIAEGYHIMSAKLDGCIKPLIVPTAS; encoded by the coding sequence ATGAGAGCGATGGTCTACCGCGGTCCGTACCGGATCCGCGTCGAGGAGAAGCCACGACCGCGGATCGAGCACCCCAACGACGCGATCGTGAAGGTGGAGCTCGCGGCCATCTGCGGCTCCGACCTGCACCTGTACCACGGGATGATGCCGGACACCCGGGTCGGCCACACGTTCGGCCATGAGTTCATCGGCCGTGTCGACGAGGTCGGCTCGTCGGTGCAGCACCTGCAGGTGGGCGACCGGGTCATGGTGCCGTTCAACGTCTTCTGCGGCTCGTGCTTCTTCTGCGCGCGCGGGCTCTACTCCAACTGCCACAACGTCAACCCCAACGCCACCGCGGTCGGCGGCATCTACGGCTACTCCCACACCACGGGCGGGTACGACGGCGGGCAGGCCGAGTACGTCCGGGTCCCGTTCGCTGACGTCGGTCCCAGCAAGATCCCGGACTGGCTCGACGACGAGGACGCCGTGCTGCTCACCGACGCGCTGGCGACCGGCTACTTCGGCGCGCAGCTCGGCGACATCCACGAGGGCGACGTCGTCGTGGTCTTCGGAGCCGGTCCGGTCGGACTGTTCGCCGCCAAGTCGTCCTGGCTGATGGGCGCCGGGCGGGTCATCGTGATCGACCACCTCGAGCACCGTCTGGCCAAGGCCCGCGAGTTCGCGCACGCGGAGACCTACAACTTCACCGAGTACGACGACATCGTGGTGCTGCTGAAGAAGATCACCGACCACCTCGGCGCCGACGTGGCGATCGACGCGGTCGGCGCCGAGGCCGACGGCAACCTGCTGCAGCACGTGACGTCGGCCAAGCTCAAGCTGCAGGGCGGCTCGCCCATCGCGCTCAACTGGGCGATCGACGGCGTGCGCAAGGGCGGGACCGTGTCGGTGATGGGTGCCTACGGCCCGATCTTCAGCGCCGTGAAGTTCGGCGACGCGCTCAACAAGGGGCTCACCCTGCGCATGAACCAGGCGCCCGCGAAGCGCCAGTGGCCGCGCCTGCTCGAGCACATCCGCAACGGCTACCTCAAGCCGAGCGAGATCGTGACGCACCGGATCCCGCTCGAGCACATCGCCGAGGGCTACCACATCATGTCCGCCAAGCTCGACGGCTGCATCAAGCCGCTCATCGTCCCGACCGCGTCCTGA
- a CDS encoding GntP family permease — protein sequence MEIVHSSIAILAAIVLIIALKIDPVISLLVACIYLGLATGQGGEGTVAQITGGFGEIMAEVGLLIGFGVLIGALLHSMGTFRDLVEILARRVGKRLPYAMAATLSVIFPSIYVDVQVVLAAPMAKESAPAVDRRIGLPWLAGAMAVGIFSGYVFVVPGLAAVAIAGLMDVPLGTYLIYGVPIGLATALITTVLFRLLLARGYWNDETDYDRDVVLVDGRPHVEVEDVPPDEAASRLPLLVRLLPILVPLVLIATAATLDVIGDAPAVVSFLGDANIALFIGLLIAFVMVRMTLDPDGVGKVLGAGFHTTGEILLVTGVGGSLGAVIAESGMDKKLEDLFSADANAPVLLSILLAWFIAAVLHFAIGSVSVGAITAAGIISPVVGSLGVDPVVIALAIASGAMFALHVNSNFFWMFSTLLDLSTKGSLKTLTVATSIGAVVSLPLVLLASLVAAAT from the coding sequence ATGGAGATCGTGCACTCGAGCATCGCCATCCTCGCGGCGATCGTGCTCATCATCGCGCTCAAGATCGACCCGGTGATCTCGCTGCTGGTGGCGTGCATCTACCTCGGGCTCGCCACCGGTCAGGGCGGCGAGGGCACGGTCGCCCAGATCACCGGCGGGTTCGGCGAGATCATGGCCGAGGTCGGCCTGCTCATCGGCTTCGGCGTGCTGATCGGGGCGCTGCTGCACTCGATGGGCACCTTCCGCGATCTGGTCGAGATCCTGGCGCGCCGCGTGGGCAAACGACTGCCGTACGCCATGGCGGCCACGCTCTCGGTCATCTTCCCCTCGATCTACGTCGACGTGCAGGTGGTCCTGGCCGCGCCGATGGCCAAGGAGTCGGCCCCCGCGGTGGACCGCCGCATCGGCCTGCCCTGGCTGGCGGGGGCGATGGCCGTCGGCATCTTCTCCGGCTACGTCTTCGTCGTCCCGGGCCTCGCCGCGGTCGCCATCGCCGGGCTGATGGACGTGCCGCTCGGCACCTACCTGATCTACGGCGTGCCGATCGGGCTGGCGACCGCCCTGATCACGACCGTCCTGTTCCGGCTGCTGCTCGCCCGTGGCTACTGGAACGACGAGACCGACTACGACCGGGACGTGGTGCTCGTGGACGGCCGGCCGCACGTTGAGGTCGAGGACGTCCCCCCGGACGAGGCCGCGTCGCGGCTGCCGCTCCTGGTGCGGCTGCTGCCCATCCTGGTGCCGCTCGTGCTGATCGCGACGGCCGCGACCCTCGACGTGATCGGGGATGCGCCCGCCGTCGTGAGCTTCCTCGGCGACGCCAACATCGCCCTGTTCATCGGGCTCCTCATCGCGTTCGTCATGGTCCGGATGACGCTGGACCCCGACGGCGTCGGCAAGGTCCTCGGCGCCGGCTTCCACACCACCGGCGAGATCCTGCTGGTCACCGGCGTCGGCGGGTCGCTGGGCGCCGTCATCGCCGAGAGCGGCATGGACAAGAAGCTCGAGGACCTGTTCTCGGCCGACGCCAACGCGCCGGTGCTGCTCAGCATCCTGCTCGCCTGGTTCATCGCCGCGGTGCTGCACTTCGCGATCGGCTCGGTCTCGGTCGGCGCCATCACCGCGGCCGGCATCATCTCGCCGGTGGTGGGCTCGCTCGGCGTGGACCCGGTCGTCATCGCGCTCGCCATCGCCTCCGGCGCGATGTTCGCCCTGCACGTCAACAGCAACTTCTTCTGGATGTTCAGCACGCTGCTGGACCTCTCGACCAAGGGCAGCCTGAAGACGCTGACGGTCGCCACCTCGATCGGCGCGGTGGTCTCCCTGCCCCTCGTCCTGCTCGCCAGCCTGGTCGCCGCCGCCACCTGA
- the arr gene encoding NAD(+)--rifampin ADP-ribosyltransferase, translated as MSNERSDPGPVTYERYDHVEGPFFHGTKAALAVGDELVPGYGSNFQEGRILKHIYFTTVLETAVWGAELATALAGLEERGHIYVVEPTGPFEDDPNVTDKKFPGNPTRSYRTHDPLRVVGEIDDWQGHPPEVLQGMLDGLATLRAEGRDVIFD; from the coding sequence ATGAGCAACGAGCGCAGCGATCCCGGTCCGGTCACCTACGAGCGCTACGACCATGTCGAGGGACCGTTCTTCCACGGCACGAAGGCGGCGCTGGCGGTCGGCGACGAGCTGGTGCCCGGCTACGGGTCGAACTTCCAGGAGGGCCGGATCCTTAAGCACATCTACTTCACCACCGTCCTGGAGACCGCGGTGTGGGGAGCCGAGCTCGCCACCGCCCTGGCCGGCCTCGAGGAGCGCGGCCACATCTACGTCGTCGAGCCGACCGGCCCGTTCGAGGACGACCCGAACGTCACCGACAAGAAGTTCCCCGGCAACCCCACGCGCTCCTACCGCACCCATGACCCGCTCCGGGTCGTCGGCGAGATCGACGACTGGCAGGGTCACCCGCCCGAGGTCCTGCAGGGGATGCTCGACGGCCTCGCCACCCTGCGCGCCGAGGGGCGCGACGTCATCTTCGACTAG
- a CDS encoding acyltransferase family protein — protein MGGSIAHADYRALRRFPALDGVRALSILLVFTAHPAYEHVWPRLHGPSGVTLFFVLSGFLINTLLLRERARSEERGEGGRVDLGGFYVRRLFRIYPMFFAVLALYCVLILGLGMQPERRDAFVENIPYFVLFFPEHSVFFNDGVLVPFDMAWSIGIEEKFYLVWPVLGFVLLRARARPQALALAAVALACSVAGYLGGGWGVSLESYTPIALGALAATLLHHRASYERLSVAGRPPVLLGLCVLVVALQFGTGEVLPQGRLYPVFGLLVALTLAGLVTTTSPRVAWLGSAPMVYIAGLSYALYLLHNFGLNAAEGVLPGDWGFPGSLLSTAVGIALAFVAAHLAHVLFEDPLRRYGVRLAARRRERVPAES, from the coding sequence ATGGGGGGCTCGATCGCGCACGCGGACTACCGCGCCCTGCGCCGCTTCCCCGCCCTCGACGGGGTGCGGGCGCTGTCGATCCTGCTGGTCTTCACCGCGCACCCCGCCTACGAGCACGTGTGGCCGCGACTGCACGGGCCGTCGGGGGTCACGCTGTTCTTCGTGCTCAGCGGCTTCCTCATCAACACCCTGCTGCTGCGCGAGCGGGCCCGCAGCGAGGAGCGGGGCGAGGGTGGGCGGGTCGACCTGGGCGGGTTCTACGTACGCCGGCTCTTCCGCATCTACCCGATGTTCTTCGCCGTCCTCGCGCTCTACTGCGTCCTCATCCTCGGCCTCGGCATGCAGCCCGAGCGGCGCGACGCGTTCGTCGAGAACATCCCCTACTTCGTGCTGTTCTTCCCCGAGCACTCGGTCTTCTTCAACGACGGCGTGCTGGTGCCGTTCGACATGGCCTGGTCGATCGGGATCGAGGAGAAGTTCTACCTCGTGTGGCCGGTGCTGGGCTTCGTCCTGCTCAGGGCCCGCGCCCGCCCGCAGGCGCTCGCACTGGCCGCCGTCGCGCTGGCCTGCTCCGTCGCCGGCTACCTCGGCGGCGGGTGGGGCGTGTCGCTGGAGAGCTACACGCCGATCGCGCTGGGCGCGCTCGCCGCGACGCTGCTGCACCACCGGGCGTCGTACGAGCGACTCTCGGTGGCCGGTCGCCCGCCGGTGCTGCTGGGGCTGTGCGTCCTCGTCGTGGCACTGCAGTTCGGCACGGGCGAGGTGCTCCCCCAGGGCCGGCTCTACCCGGTCTTCGGCCTGCTCGTCGCGCTCACCCTCGCCGGGCTGGTCACCACGACCTCGCCGCGGGTGGCGTGGCTAGGCTCGGCGCCGATGGTCTACATCGCCGGGCTCTCCTACGCGCTCTACCTGCTGCACAACTTCGGGCTCAACGCCGCCGAGGGCGTGCTGCCCGGCGACTGGGGCTTCCCCGGCTCGCTGCTCTCCACCGCGGTCGGGATCGCGCTGGCGTTCGTCGCCGCACACCTCGCGCACGTGCTCTTCGAGGACCCGCTGCGCCGGTACGGCGTACGCCTCGCCGCCCGTCGTCGCGAGCGGGTGCCTGCGGAGAGCTAG
- a CDS encoding aminoglycoside phosphotransferase family protein: MANHDVTIEGQVVRKRYRRTSRDEPAREWAALVLLHEHTPGLAPRPLALETDPPAVVMSRVDGAPLDAVLTPRLLAAMVDAYRTLFAVPVPPDTPRRFWHPEAFLGNNVAWLEEEHARPGLPDLVRRALAAARTWHADPPPGLDRIEDPVLAQGDGKVDNMLWDGSCVRLVDFEGSGVGDLAFEVADLAEHISARLLGLRDPESVVAAFDLSPAQRERAAAYRIVLATFWLLGLLPGNRGHGLNAEGSDRRQAAHLLDLLGREGA, translated from the coding sequence GTGGCGAACCACGACGTGACGATCGAGGGCCAGGTGGTGCGCAAGCGCTACCGGCGGACGAGCCGCGACGAGCCCGCGCGGGAGTGGGCTGCCCTCGTGCTGCTCCACGAGCACACCCCCGGCCTGGCGCCGCGGCCCCTCGCCCTCGAGACCGACCCTCCGGCCGTGGTGATGTCACGAGTGGACGGCGCACCCCTCGACGCCGTGCTCACCCCGCGCCTGCTCGCGGCGATGGTCGACGCCTACCGCACGCTCTTCGCCGTGCCCGTGCCGCCGGACACCCCGCGGCGCTTCTGGCACCCCGAGGCCTTCCTGGGCAACAACGTCGCGTGGCTGGAGGAGGAGCACGCGCGTCCGGGCCTCCCCGACCTCGTACGCCGAGCGCTCGCCGCCGCCCGTACCTGGCACGCCGACCCACCGCCCGGGCTGGACCGGATCGAGGACCCGGTCCTCGCCCAGGGCGACGGCAAGGTCGACAACATGCTCTGGGACGGCTCCTGCGTGCGCCTGGTCGACTTCGAGGGCTCCGGGGTCGGCGACCTCGCCTTCGAGGTGGCCGACCTGGCCGAGCACATCTCCGCGCGCCTGCTGGGCCTGCGCGACCCCGAGTCAGTGGTCGCCGCCTTCGACCTCAGCCCAGCCCAGCGCGAGCGGGCGGCGGCGTACCGGATCGTCCTCGCCACCTTCTGGCTGCTCGGGCTCCTCCCCGGCAACCGTGGCCACGGCCTCAACGCGGAGGGCAGCGACCGTCGCCAGGCCGCGCACCTGCTCGACCTGCTAGGCCGGGAAGGCGCCTGA
- a CDS encoding alpha/beta fold hydrolase, whose product MTTFALVHGSGDDGAAWRLVVSALRERGHQATAPDLPTDREDATWADCVATVVDAVGAAEDVVVVGQSAGGFVVPLVADRVGAVLQVYVAGMVPAAGESAGEWFGNVGWSDAVAAAAKADGGLTGSADPMVAFYHDVPEDLAHEAMARERATSEALGEAPWPGAALPSIPARYVVTTRDRFLPPPVQRQVAAQRLGITAPDTIDSGHCPHLSRPEELAGILSGYVREAGTSGAFPA is encoded by the coding sequence ATGACGACGTTCGCACTGGTGCACGGGTCCGGCGACGACGGCGCGGCCTGGCGGCTCGTGGTGAGTGCCCTGCGCGAGCGGGGTCATCAGGCCACCGCGCCCGACCTTCCGACCGACCGCGAGGACGCGACCTGGGCGGACTGCGTCGCGACGGTGGTGGACGCGGTGGGCGCCGCCGAGGACGTGGTGGTGGTCGGGCAGTCGGCCGGAGGGTTCGTCGTACCGCTCGTGGCGGATAGGGTGGGGGCGGTGCTGCAGGTCTACGTGGCCGGGATGGTGCCGGCGGCCGGTGAGAGCGCGGGCGAGTGGTTCGGGAACGTCGGGTGGTCCGACGCGGTGGCTGCGGCCGCCAAGGCGGACGGTGGGCTCACCGGCAGCGCGGATCCGATGGTCGCGTTCTACCACGACGTCCCGGAGGACCTGGCGCACGAGGCGATGGCGCGGGAGCGGGCGACCAGCGAGGCGCTCGGGGAGGCGCCTTGGCCGGGGGCGGCGCTGCCGAGCATCCCGGCGAGGTACGTCGTGACGACGCGGGACCGGTTCCTGCCGCCGCCCGTGCAGCGGCAGGTGGCGGCGCAGCGGCTGGGGATCACCGCGCCGGACACGATCGACAGCGGGCACTGCCCGCACCTGAGCCGGCCCGAGGAGCTGGCCGGGATCCTCTCCGGCTACGTCAGGGAGGCCGGCACCTCAGGCGCCTTCCCGGCCTAG
- a CDS encoding DUF1989 domain-containing protein, translating into MTVTIPHATAQAFPLEAGQRLTVTMPAGDQGGDLTFVGFDPALTRNINGWATHRRPVMLFHVAAGMSLYDGEGSAILRVEEIRGEQVLDVVMPGCYREVYPDRRPGCRDLTSAALGLTRGHLTGMASFGILSTATDEYYDALSASANRPGDSLTLLALMPTVVAVSACPDTDIPGWRPGELHVEIS; encoded by the coding sequence ATGACCGTCACCATCCCCCACGCCACAGCCCAGGCCTTCCCGCTCGAGGCGGGCCAACGCCTCACCGTCACGATGCCAGCGGGCGACCAGGGCGGTGACCTGACCTTTGTCGGCTTCGACCCCGCCCTGACCCGCAACATCAACGGCTGGGCCACCCACCGCCGGCCGGTGATGCTCTTCCACGTTGCTGCCGGGATGAGCCTCTACGACGGCGAGGGCTCGGCGATCCTGCGAGTCGAGGAGATCCGGGGCGAGCAGGTCCTCGACGTCGTCATGCCGGGCTGCTACCGCGAGGTGTACCCCGATCGACGTCCGGGCTGCCGCGACCTCACCTCCGCCGCCCTCGGCCTCACCCGTGGCCACCTCACGGGGATGGCGAGCTTCGGGATCCTGTCCACGGCCACGGATGAGTACTACGACGCTCTCTCGGCCTCGGCCAACCGACCCGGTGACTCACTCACCCTGCTGGCCCTGATGCCGACCGTGGTCGCCGTCTCGGCCTGCCCCGACACCGACATCCCGGGTTGGCGCCCCGGCGAGCTGCACGTCGAGATCTCTTAG
- a CDS encoding MarR family winged helix-turn-helix transcriptional regulator codes for MNRPSGAALLLSQIGSHVSAEFARRLAPLDLRPAHVGILRVLAFRPGLNQQELASAIGAVPSRVVRLLDELSERGLVERRRSATDRRNHELHLSPAASDRLAEVRKVVSEHDQALVTGLSAEELETLLTLLGKLAESQGISPAGHPGYRGQ; via the coding sequence GTGAACCGACCCTCGGGCGCGGCCCTGCTCCTGTCCCAGATCGGGAGCCACGTCTCCGCCGAGTTCGCCCGGCGGCTCGCCCCCCTGGACCTCCGCCCGGCACACGTGGGCATCCTCCGCGTCCTTGCCTTCCGTCCCGGGTTGAACCAGCAGGAGCTCGCGTCGGCGATCGGCGCCGTCCCCAGCAGGGTGGTCCGGCTGCTCGACGAGCTCAGCGAGCGCGGCCTCGTGGAGCGACGCCGCAGCGCCACCGACAGACGCAACCACGAGCTGCACCTCTCGCCCGCCGCCAGCGACCGCCTAGCGGAGGTCCGCAAGGTCGTCAGCGAGCACGACCAAGCGCTGGTCACGGGGTTGTCCGCCGAGGAGCTGGAGACCCTGCTGACCCTGCTCGGCAAGCTCGCCGAGAGCCAGGGGATCTCACCCGCAGGCCACCCGGGTTACCGGGGGCAGTAG
- a CDS encoding NACHT domain-containing protein → MTELASREDESAQLLARTLSDIASALTGQAPGMTVQSTRNYILHGGAAPAGDEYLNRWRNWAEQASDAILKYAEDCGGITIRDGVVMLGDVTLAPLVVYRDSRVCWYQSVGKGGRVEFISAISAEQADFFDDDATISSVAPYLESQKAPAQDELDGLHRAFIRDTIGFASPGTGPVGHTLEGHTLRIRWILKSSAGDIDRTDDFKVMPDNQWVWNNGNTWVGYSIFLTQISNWGVVIERLKSRTLTLLENEAEATAGFTAGAPALIIPSEIATTFQASDEAGIKVEGPGQTGLSAFVDDAAVSVAGLPQIFFLSGEAGIGKTHALLNCTMDRHDELESAMPNSGRQLPLYLYVSCSGTGLRSIKDLINAAVVDTQNLNYDSVLALCRNGLLVIVVDGFDELVGGAGYSDAHEILRPTLEKLGDRGAMMVAARSSYLANQYQSSLERAQVRVGKSAIHTLLEINRWSRADVQRLFEANPHWSGLRERLSENDLELLGVPFFSKVFHSYAAETGALATGRVDLRQILIDGYLQRERSKLASTPGQGSETLSVAQLQSVYREIAGEMFEANVQTLDRETFVLACSAGLEMDLTERRYQPMSDRLSVLCGISSEASSESSIQFAFEHDLFFETFLAQYLVSTYMLAEAKLGHFLDHLSQTMLGDTTVETLVDLELQAVLSVLGYSGNLSTNEDELLVQNLSSLAERAVAQATTEDLPALQDLSLRGLTLNDDLVGDVWLSNCSIGRLETTSVAHVALNNCHVSQLVIRSSNADLQRLRVDVRTRIDEVYDGRPDGNSRLVTSQVDVWEMLAGLGLDGADERLDAIRKDRSRTPLEDFAESTLTRFASLARPVYVVEASRRVPGDGASKWMRDPSNPCWADFTDALVGCGLATERGLNASGPAKLWVSFTVQPEKVLDRGSSDAVIDFWNRMG, encoded by the coding sequence ATGACCGAACTGGCTTCCCGGGAAGATGAATCAGCACAGTTGCTGGCGCGGACTTTAAGTGACATCGCTTCAGCTCTGACGGGACAGGCGCCGGGCATGACGGTGCAATCCACCCGCAATTACATCCTGCACGGGGGGGCGGCTCCTGCGGGTGACGAATACTTGAACCGATGGCGCAATTGGGCCGAGCAAGCGAGTGACGCAATTTTGAAGTACGCCGAAGATTGCGGGGGGATCACTATCCGCGACGGCGTCGTCATGCTCGGGGACGTCACTCTGGCTCCGCTTGTCGTGTATCGCGACTCAAGGGTGTGCTGGTATCAGTCTGTTGGGAAAGGCGGCCGTGTCGAGTTCATCTCCGCGATCTCTGCTGAGCAGGCCGACTTTTTCGATGACGATGCCACAATCTCCAGCGTGGCTCCCTACTTGGAGTCCCAAAAGGCGCCAGCACAGGACGAATTGGACGGCCTTCATCGCGCCTTCATTCGGGACACGATTGGATTTGCGAGCCCAGGCACGGGACCTGTGGGCCACACGTTGGAGGGTCACACACTTCGAATTCGCTGGATTCTCAAGTCGAGTGCGGGTGATATTGACCGGACCGACGACTTTAAAGTGATGCCTGATAATCAGTGGGTCTGGAACAATGGGAATACGTGGGTGGGGTACTCCATATTTCTCACCCAGATCAGCAACTGGGGCGTCGTAATCGAACGATTGAAGTCTCGCACACTCACGCTTCTGGAAAACGAGGCAGAAGCTACCGCCGGGTTTACCGCGGGCGCACCAGCCTTGATAATCCCTTCTGAGATCGCAACAACATTCCAGGCTAGCGACGAGGCGGGCATCAAAGTAGAGGGGCCTGGGCAGACGGGACTCAGTGCATTTGTTGATGATGCTGCAGTGAGTGTGGCGGGCCTGCCGCAGATCTTCTTTCTAAGTGGCGAAGCTGGAATCGGTAAAACGCACGCACTCTTGAATTGCACCATGGACCGTCATGACGAACTGGAAAGCGCCATGCCCAACTCCGGGCGCCAATTGCCGTTGTACCTATATGTCAGTTGTAGCGGTACCGGCCTGAGGTCCATTAAGGATCTCATAAACGCGGCAGTGGTCGACACTCAAAACCTGAACTATGACTCGGTCCTAGCGCTCTGTCGAAATGGTCTGCTTGTGATTGTGGTCGACGGTTTCGACGAACTCGTGGGAGGCGCTGGGTACAGCGACGCACACGAGATCCTCAGACCAACCCTAGAAAAGTTGGGGGATCGAGGAGCCATGATGGTCGCCGCTAGATCTTCCTACCTAGCGAATCAGTACCAATCGAGTCTGGAGCGTGCACAGGTTCGAGTTGGTAAATCGGCCATTCATACTCTTCTTGAAATCAATCGGTGGAGTCGAGCAGACGTTCAGCGGCTCTTTGAAGCGAATCCGCACTGGTCCGGCCTCCGTGAGAGGTTGAGCGAGAACGACCTCGAACTTCTGGGCGTCCCCTTCTTCAGTAAGGTTTTCCATTCGTACGCCGCTGAGACGGGGGCGCTTGCGACGGGGAGGGTAGACCTCCGCCAAATACTGATCGATGGGTACTTGCAGCGGGAACGGTCAAAGTTGGCGTCTACCCCTGGTCAGGGAAGCGAGACTCTTTCGGTTGCTCAACTCCAATCGGTTTATCGGGAGATAGCCGGAGAGATGTTTGAGGCAAACGTCCAGACGTTGGATCGCGAAACTTTCGTGCTTGCGTGCTCGGCGGGACTCGAGATGGACCTCACGGAACGTCGATATCAGCCCATGAGCGACCGACTCTCGGTGTTGTGCGGAATATCGTCGGAGGCATCATCAGAAAGCTCTATTCAATTCGCGTTCGAGCATGACCTATTCTTCGAAACATTTCTCGCCCAGTACTTGGTTTCCACGTACATGCTAGCCGAAGCCAAGCTCGGCCATTTTCTCGATCATCTCTCCCAGACGATGCTGGGGGATACGACGGTCGAGACCCTCGTCGATCTTGAATTGCAGGCGGTGCTTAGTGTCTTGGGCTACTCCGGAAATCTATCCACGAATGAAGACGAACTGTTGGTGCAGAACCTGTCGTCTCTAGCAGAACGAGCGGTCGCGCAGGCGACCACGGAGGATCTTCCGGCACTTCAGGACCTCTCATTGCGGGGACTCACACTCAATGACGACCTCGTCGGCGACGTATGGCTTTCGAACTGCTCCATCGGCCGGTTGGAGACAACGTCAGTTGCGCACGTCGCACTAAATAACTGTCATGTGTCGCAACTGGTCATTCGCTCCAGCAATGCTGACCTTCAGCGCCTTCGGGTAGACGTGCGTACGCGAATCGATGAGGTGTACGACGGGAGGCCTGATGGAAACTCGCGACTAGTCACGTCCCAAGTGGATGTCTGGGAGATGCTTGCTGGTCTGGGCCTCGATGGGGCGGATGAGCGGTTGGATGCCATTCGCAAGGATCGTTCGCGAACTCCGCTGGAAGACTTTGCCGAGTCCACTCTCACCCGATTTGCTTCTCTGGCGCGCCCTGTCTACGTAGTGGAGGCGAGTCGTCGGGTGCCCGGTGATGGTGCGAGCAAGTGGATGCGAGATCCAAGCAACCCATGCTGGGCCGACTTCACGGATGCTTTGGTCGGCTGCGGGCTCGCAACAGAACGGGGGCTGAACGCCTCCGGGCCAGCCAAACTTTGGGTTTCATTCACAGTGCAGCCCGAAAAGGTCTTGGATCGAGGGTCATCAGATGCTGTCATAGATTTTTGGAACCGGATGGGGTGA
- a CDS encoding DUF5956 family protein, whose product MPTDADDSWDVIPLLAHPPETTTDGETWHEVAEHGPGVLTLWCLRHDRAASAPAGVPPLTRVTMEGAAGQRSWERPRTPQEQSDVDDDLDDLLAEAGAPARPRGRRWFVRLPPDRDLKASLNEWWQEIYQRLADADQTPAEEFRMLSEILAREGLRGKSPCWRRSPRHRPRRRRGP is encoded by the coding sequence ATGCCCACTGACGCTGACGACTCCTGGGACGTCATCCCCCTCCTCGCCCACCCGCCGGAGACCACCACGGACGGCGAGACCTGGCACGAGGTGGCCGAGCACGGCCCCGGCGTCCTCACACTCTGGTGCCTCCGTCACGACCGAGCGGCCAGCGCACCCGCCGGCGTACCGCCGTTGACCCGGGTGACGATGGAGGGTGCGGCAGGGCAGCGCAGCTGGGAGCGACCCCGTACGCCGCAGGAGCAGTCAGACGTGGACGACGACCTCGACGACCTCTTGGCCGAAGCAGGTGCGCCTGCGAGGCCGCGCGGCCGGCGCTGGTTCGTTCGACTTCCCCCAGACCGAGACCTCAAGGCGTCGCTCAACGAGTGGTGGCAAGAGATCTACCAACGTCTTGCCGACGCAGATCAGACGCCCGCCGAAGAGTTTCGGATGCTCAGCGAGATCCTGGCTCGGGAAGGGCTGCGCGGAAAGTCGCCGTGCTGGCGTCGGTCGCCCAGGCACCGCCCTCGTCGTCGGCGAGGCCCATGA